From a single Mobula birostris isolate sMobBir1 chromosome 13, sMobBir1.hap1, whole genome shotgun sequence genomic region:
- the LOC140207735 gene encoding F-actin-capping protein subunit beta-like has translation MTDRQLDCALNLMRRLPPQQIEKNLSDLIDLVPNLCEDLLSSVDQPLKIARDKVVGKDYLLCDYNRDGDSYRSPWSNKYDPPLDDGAMPSARLRKLEVEANKAFDQYRDLYFEGGVSSVYLWDLDHGFAGVILIKKAGDGSKKIKGCWDSIHVVEVQEKSSGRTAHYKLTSTVMLWLQTNKTGSGTMNLGGSLTRQMEKDENVSESSPHIANIGKLVEDMENKIRSTLNDIYFGKTKDIVNGLRSVPSLADRSSQEALITNLAEALKKRQQQPY, from the coding sequence ATGACTGATCGACAACTGGATTGTGCCTTGAATTTGATGAGGCGTCTTCCACCTCAACAAATTGAGAAGAATCTCAGTGATCTGATTGATTTGGTTCCAAATCTCTGTGAAGACCTATTATCATCAGTTGATCAGCCACTAAAGATTGCCAGGGATAAAGTGGTTGGAAAGGATTACTTACTTTGTGACTATAATAGAGATGGTGACTCATACAGGTCACCTTGGAGTAATAAATATGATCCCCCTCTGGACGATGGTGCCATGCCATCAGCTCGTCTGCGGAAACTGGAAGTTGAAGCCAACAAAGCATTTGATCAGTACAGAGACCTATATTTTgaaggaggagtttcttctgtcTACCTCTGGGACTTGGACCATGGATTTGCTGGTGTGATACTGATCAAGAAAGCTGGTGATGGATCAAAAAAGATCAAGGGCTGCTGGGACTCCATTCATGTCGTGGAAGTTCAGGAGAAATCAAGTGGACGTACTGCTCACTACAAGCTGACCTCCACAGTTATGCTTTGGCTACAAACAAACAAGACTGGCTCTGGCACTATGAACCTTGGTGGCAGTCTGACCAGACAGATGGAGAAGGATGAGAACGTGAGTGAATCGTCGCCTCACATTGCTAATATTGGAAAGCTGGTAGAGGATATGGAAAACAAGATCAGAAGTACATTGAATGATATCTACTTTGGGAAAACAAAGGATATTGTGAATGGACTAAGGTCTGTGCCATCACTTGCAGACAGATCAAGCCAGGAAGCTCTGATAACTAATTTGGCAGAAGCTTTGAAGAAAAGACAGCAGCAACCTTATTGA